The DNA region CCAGCCTGACCTCTCCGGCCGCCGCCTGGTTCAGGAGCTGCTCGACCCGGTCCGCCTTGGTCGGGTCGTCGTTCGTCAGGTAGCGCAGGAAGAGATTCGTGTCGACGAACACCCGGGTCACGACATCTCCTCCGACACCCGCTTGCCCACGGCGGCCTTGGCGTTGGCCCGCTCTGCCTCGAAGTCGCCGGGACCGGCCGCTGTCACGGCCCCGCGCAGGTCCTTCAAGGTCTTCACGGGCCGGACCACCACCTGGCCGCCCTCCACCACAAAGTCGACCCGGTCGTTGGGCTGGACCCGAAGAAAATCGCGGATGACCTTTGGAATCGTTACCTGTCCCTTAGTGGTCACGGTCGTCAACATGACACTTACCTCTCAGCAGGAGTATTACGACACATCCTAAGTAAGGACCGACATCCGGTCAAGGAACCTTCTCTGAGTCGGCAGGCAGCGGGCCGGAACCACGTGCAGAACCGTCTCACGCCATGACGCAACGGTGCCACGTGGAACACAAGGGGCTCGCGGTGATGAGCACGCCGTCGTTCAGGTTTGGCTTCCAGGGGAGCTTGATGATGCGCTCGATCTCGGCCCGGAAGTCCTCCAGCTCCTTTTCGCGATCAAGCAGCTCCTCCAGCCGGGCCCGGGACCCCGCGCCCTCGCGCAGGGCGCCGATCTCGGCTCGCACCGCCTTGAGCTTCGGGTCCACAAAGTCGGCCAGAGCGGTGTGCAGGGTCTGGTCGGTGAGGCGGTGGTAGGGCGAGTGATGCGCGTGGTTTGACCCGCAGTCACGCCGCCGTCTCCTCCACCAGGATCTCCGCGAGCACGTTAGCGCTGGAACTCGGCAACCGCCGTGAAGCAGCGAGACCCCGCCTGGCTGGCGATAGCGATGGTCTCGGATTCTTCGTTCCGCAGCACGGCGACCGGCTCACTGAGCCCTTCCTGGATGCCGTTGGGCCAGGCCAGGTCGAACACCGCCTTCTGCTCGCCGGTTTCGGGGTCGGCTAAGTCGAAGAGCAGCGTGCCGGGCGGCAGACCGCGCGCTTCCATCCAGTCGTTCACGGCCTCGAGTTCTTGTTCCTCTTCCACGCTGCCGATGCCGCCGGGCACCGCCGCCGCCGCTGGGACCGCCGCCGTCGGTCCCGCCAGCACCGATTCGGCCCACCGGCCCCCGTCTCCCGGTCGGCACGCTGCAAAGGTTCCCAAGGTTCCTGCTCCCCGCAACCCGTGCGTCGAGCGCTGCTGCCCCTGCCCCGCCGCCGGCGGACTCCACCCCGTTCGACGCCCCAACCCCGCCCGGGTCCGGCCGGTCAACCCGACCCGATGGCTACCCATGACCGGGTGCCCCTCGATCTTCCCGCCCGCCACGCCGTGGACCACGCCCGGCGCTTCCTGGGAAGCACCGCGCAGCATGCCACCCGGTGGCGCACCGGCTCCTCCCTGCGATCCAGGCCCGTTCATGGCCTCAACGCTCTTCTGCCCGAGTGTCCCCCTTTAGGGCTCCTAGCATGATTTCAGCTACGTCAGACAATTGCGGTATTTCATTTCCGTCCCCTCCAGGGTTTCTGGTCGCCGAACACGTGTGGGTCGAGGACACTGACCAGGCCGAAGAGCTCCAGCAGGGTGTTCTGCAGGGGCGTGGCCGTCAGCAAGAGCTTGTGGCATCCCTCCACCGCCCCCGCGATCGCCTTGGCCATCTTGTTGGCCGGCTTGTAGACGTTGCGCAGACGGTGGGCTTCGTCGATCACCACCAGGTCCCAGCCGACGCGGCGGACGAGCTCGGCCTTGCTGGAGGCGAAGTGGTAGGAGCACAGGACCAGGCGGCCCGGCTGGTCGAACGGGTTCCCGTGGCCATCGGCCTGGAGCCGGTTGAACTGGCGGGCTTCGAGGACCAGGGTCGGGAGGTGGAACTTCTCCTCCAGCTCCTGCTGCCACTGCTTGCGCAGGGTGGCCGGCAGGATGAGGAGCACCTTGCGGCGGCGCTCGGCCCACCGCTGGGCGATGACGAGCCCGGCCTCGATGGTCTTGCCGAGGCCGACCTCGTCGGCGAG from Thermodesulfobacteriota bacterium includes:
- a CDS encoding AbrB/MazE/SpoVT family DNA-binding domain-containing protein yields the protein MLTTVTTKGQVTIPKVIRDFLRVQPNDRVDFVVEGGQVVVRPVKTLKDLRGAVTAAGPGDFEAERANAKAAVGKRVSEEMS
- a CDS encoding DEAD/DEAH box helicase — encoded protein: MSTVYHAKYWAHALTLKGSSGSIDSLSRSIANARVDLNPHQVDAALFAVRSPLSKGVLLADEVGLGKTIEAGLVIAQRWAERRRKVLLILPATLRKQWQQELEEKFHLPTLVLEARQFNRLQADGHGNPFDQPGRLVLCSYHFASSKAELVRRVGWDLVVIDEAHRLRNVYKPANKMAKAIAGAVEGCHKLLLTATPLQNTLLELFGLVSVLDPHVFGDQKPWRGRK